The following proteins are encoded in a genomic region of Phragmites australis chromosome 9, lpPhrAust1.1, whole genome shotgun sequence:
- the LOC133929761 gene encoding uncharacterized protein LOC133929761: MQKNLERGKMPSAAKNGNDSMAAEYDKQRLANIAANKRRLAALDIPSMNTSVQQCQPNKKAKKNQQASDVARERPNLRPRPQRNSQEEHGCEEGANEELTAPNLSDGIRDKRNGRGITRKENIFSRTPDMPKLKIELNDYGQPVGENSKQFASVIGCQVRKKLPLRCDDWRLVDPEKKYELWTDLQTFYDLDDSAFNWVIATASRKWKEYKSTLKELYFDPTLTDDELLSRRDTRVNDDDWKYLIDYWRSPEHEARTLIAKANRAKLKLTHTSGSKSYARSGHELSGTLGRPPRRDEVFIKTHTHKNGVPSIQAAPIINKIQDVVLARPELKDKTIQDGDLFANACGEKEPRGRVRCLGLGPTPQNVGTPGVKCYTPTRLQMEILARQKAEQRAAALELQMSQVMARMDRMEQRMENTSHHGSNSREHVNTNNGEFEDEGHHHDHDEEGYAASDNEDESLFVQHAPARNITSTTKNHDSHCSDNENLVGNDVILYAILRSDLPVAKATVISTNPNTVLGGQPLGRQFCEVVVNVVLKRDAMLPRPYADMEMMADALSMSIAWPYKKMKMTRKASNPCRGIAKTITPGSARRC; this comes from the exons ATGCAAAAAAACCTAGAAA GAGGAAAAATGCCAAGCGCAGCAAAAAACGGTAATGATAGCATGGCCGCCGAGTATGACAAGCAGAGGCTTGCAAACATCGCTGCCAACAAAAGAAGGCTGGCAGCTCTTGATATACCGAGTATGAACACTTCGGTGCAGCAGTGTCAACCCAACAAAAAAGCAAAG AAAAATCAACAGGCAAGTGATGTTGCACGTGAACGTCCCAATTTGCGGCCAAGGCCACAGAGAAATAGTCAGGAGGAACATGGCTGTGAAGAAGGTGCCAATGAAG AATTAACTGCTCCAAATCTTAGTGATGGAATACGAGACAAGAGGAATGGAAGGGGTATCACTAGAAAGGAGAACATATTTTCAAGGACTCCTGATATGCCTAAACTCAAAATTGAACTCAATGACTATGGTCAGCCTGTTGGAGAGAATTCTAAGCAGTTTGCTAGTGTCATTGGGTGTCAGGTGAGGAAGAAGCTACCACTCCGATGTGATGATTGGAGGCTTGTTGATCCAGAAAAGAAGTATGAACTATGGACTGACTTGCAG ACATTTTATGATCTGGATGATTCCGCCTTCAATTGGGTTATTGCTACAGCATCAAGAAAATGGAAGGAGTACAAGTCAACCTTAAAGGAGTTGTATTTCGATCCTACATTAACTGATGATGAATTACTAAGTAGGCGTGATACAAGAGTCAACGATGATGATTGGAAATATCTCATTGACTATTGGAGGTCTCCTGAACATGAA GCTCGCACATTAATTGCTAAAGCCAATCGTGCAAAGTTGAAGCTGACACATACGTCGGGCAGCAAGAGCTATGCTCGTTCTGGACATGAACTG aGTGGTACACTAGGGCGCCCTCCTCGAAGAGACGAGGTCTTTATCAAAACACATACACACAAAAATGGTGTTCCTTCAATCCAGGCAGCACCAATAATT AACAAAATACAAGACGTTGTTCTAGCTCGGCCAGAATTGAAGGATAAAACAATTCAGGATGGTGACCTATTTGCAAATGCTTGTGGAGAGAAGGAGCCAAGAGGACGTGTCCGTTGTTTGGGTCTAGGACCAACTCCACAAAATGTGGGCACACCGGGGGTCAAGTGTTACACACCAACAAGGCTCCAAATGGAAATTCTAGCACGTCAAAAAGCTGAACAAAGAGCAGCAGCTCTAGAATTGCAAATGAGCCAAGTAATGGCACGAATGGACCGTATGGAgcaaaggatggagaacacatcgCATCATGGTTCTAATTCACGAGAGCATGTG AACACAAACAATGGAGAATTTGAAGATGAGGGACATCATCACGATCATGATGAGGAGGGGTATGCTGCCTCAGACAATGAGGATGAGAGCTTGTTTGTCCAACATGCACCAGCGAGGAACATTACATCCACTACAAAGAATCATGATTCCCATTGCAGTGACAATGAAAATCTT GTTGGAAACGATGTGATACTATATGCTATTTTGCGATCTGATCTCCCTGTGGCCAAAGCAACTGTTATCTCAACTAATCCAAACACCGTGCTGGGAGGTCAGCCCCTTGGACGCCAATTTTGTGAAGTAGTTGTGAATGTTGTGCTGAAAAGGGATGCAATGTTGCCCCGTCCATATGCTGATATGGAGATGATGGCTGATGCTCTATCGATGTCGATTGCATGGCCATACAAGAAA ATGAAGATGACCAGGAAGGCATCAAATCCTTGCCGCGGTATTGCAAAAACAATTACACCTG GCAGTGCAAGACGGTGCTAA